In Brevibacillus brevis, a genomic segment contains:
- a CDS encoding GntR family transcriptional regulator: MEKKVPMHVQLRELIREKIAEGEYGFGQAIPSERELAAMYGLNRMTVRNAIEALVKEGLLKKVQGKGTFVAPSKISSDLYKLQGFGKMLLTKGIKPSSKILYTGKRKAGSKYASVFGLDEEAELFRIIRLRLGDDEPFALEDTLVPYDLVSEIELVDFQIHSLYDFLAGSGIELEMAHETLTLVKVRDVEAKLLQVPPGSPVFLHECKSCDRMNRVVEFTKSYTNGQKSYFIADKP; encoded by the coding sequence TTGGAAAAAAAAGTACCCATGCATGTCCAATTGCGCGAGTTGATTCGGGAAAAAATCGCAGAAGGAGAATACGGGTTCGGGCAGGCCATCCCTTCGGAACGGGAATTGGCCGCCATGTACGGGCTGAACCGCATGACGGTGCGAAACGCGATTGAAGCGTTGGTCAAGGAAGGACTCCTCAAAAAAGTGCAAGGAAAAGGCACTTTCGTCGCTCCCTCGAAAATCAGCTCCGATCTATACAAGCTGCAGGGGTTTGGCAAGATGCTTCTGACGAAGGGCATCAAGCCGTCAAGCAAGATTCTCTACACGGGAAAGCGCAAGGCCGGGAGCAAATACGCTTCCGTGTTCGGCCTCGACGAGGAGGCGGAGCTGTTTCGCATCATTCGTTTGCGGCTGGGGGACGATGAACCTTTCGCGTTGGAGGATACGCTCGTCCCATACGATCTCGTCAGCGAAATCGAGCTCGTCGACTTTCAAATCCATTCGCTTTACGACTTTTTGGCGGGGAGTGGAATTGAGCTGGAGATGGCTCACGAGACGCTGACTTTGGTGAAGGTCCGGGATGTCGAAGCGAAACTCCTTCAAGTACCGCCCGGAAGCCCCGTCTTTTTGCATGAATGCAAAAGCTGCGACCGCATGAATCGCGTCGTGGAATTTACGAAGTCGTACACCAACGGACAAAAGAGCTATTTCATTGCGGACAAGCCGTGA
- a CDS encoding TIM barrel protein has translation MAAIKRSQITGMNFHYLHYPLTYFLDSMVRYQFEHIELWGAAPHCYVEDLSSGDLKQIRRELDVRGLTVVCFTPEQCMYPVNLAAKENAVRERSLQYFQKSIEVSAELQSPIVLVTAGWGYRNEPREEAWQRSCDSLRQLAEYAQQMGITLALEPLQRIESNLVCDRSDLTRMLGEIGSASVKGMVDTVAMAVEGEDLESYFEQFGDDLVHIHLIDGKPGGHLAWGDGHLPLADYMEALGRNSYTGALSLEFTSSQYLLDPDRAVEASLKLLEPYWA, from the coding sequence ATGGCTGCAATCAAACGATCGCAAATCACCGGCATGAACTTTCATTACCTTCACTATCCGTTGACCTACTTTCTGGATTCCATGGTCCGCTACCAATTCGAGCACATCGAGCTCTGGGGTGCGGCGCCGCATTGTTATGTGGAGGATTTGTCGTCAGGCGACCTCAAGCAAATCAGAAGAGAGCTGGATGTTCGCGGACTTACGGTCGTGTGCTTCACACCGGAGCAGTGCATGTATCCTGTCAACCTCGCCGCCAAAGAGAACGCAGTCAGGGAAAGAAGCCTGCAGTACTTTCAAAAGTCCATCGAGGTGAGCGCCGAGCTGCAGTCCCCGATCGTTTTGGTGACCGCAGGCTGGGGCTATCGCAATGAACCCAGAGAGGAAGCGTGGCAGCGGTCGTGCGATTCCTTGCGGCAGCTTGCCGAGTATGCGCAGCAAATGGGGATCACGCTCGCTTTGGAACCGCTCCAACGCATCGAATCCAACCTGGTTTGCGATCGGTCCGACTTGACGCGCATGCTTGGGGAAATTGGGTCTGCTTCTGTCAAAGGCATGGTCGATACGGTAGCGATGGCCGTGGAGGGCGAGGATTTGGAGAGCTATTTCGAGCAGTTTGGCGACGATCTGGTCCATATCCATCTGATCGACGGAAAGCCGGGCGGCCATTTGGCCTGGGGAGATGGACACCTTCCGCTCGCGGACTACATGGAAGCTTTGGGGAGAAACAGCTACACCGGTGCATTGTCGCTGGAATTCACATCATCGCAGTACCTGCTGGATCCGGACAGGGCAGTGGAAGCGTCTCTGAAGCTGCTCGAGCCGTATTGGGCGTAG
- a CDS encoding HAD family hydrolase, whose product MKGIVFDFDGLILDTETVWYDSFREAFRQLHLDLPLEDFASYVGTHGADFDRYLKERIGNEELLMAVKRTAKELHREKIQKLDAREGVRTYLEEAKALDMKIGLASSSDRAWVRGFLGQLQLLSFFDAIKTADDVARVKPDPELYLQTIEALQLTPGEAIAFEDSAPGAKAATTAGLHCVIVPNPVTGHLLFERYDLRLTSMAERPLSEIVRELERKASERPRGLI is encoded by the coding sequence ATCAAAGGAATCGTTTTTGACTTCGACGGTTTGATTCTCGATACGGAAACCGTCTGGTACGACTCGTTTCGTGAGGCATTCAGGCAATTGCATCTGGACCTGCCGCTGGAGGACTTTGCCTCCTATGTGGGCACACACGGCGCTGACTTCGATCGCTATCTGAAAGAACGGATCGGAAACGAAGAACTTCTGATGGCGGTCAAGCGCACGGCAAAAGAACTTCATCGCGAGAAGATCCAAAAGCTGGATGCGCGAGAAGGGGTACGGACGTATCTAGAGGAAGCAAAGGCACTGGACATGAAAATCGGTCTGGCGTCCAGCTCGGATCGGGCCTGGGTACGGGGGTTCCTCGGGCAGCTACAACTCCTCTCGTTTTTTGACGCGATCAAAACGGCGGATGATGTGGCGAGAGTGAAGCCAGACCCCGAGCTGTATCTGCAGACAATCGAGGCTCTCCAATTGACACCGGGTGAAGCAATCGCGTTCGAAGACTCTGCGCCTGGTGCAAAAGCGGCGACCACAGCCGGATTGCATTGCGTAATCGTCCCCAATCCGGTTACGGGTCACCTCTTATTTGAGCGGTACGATCTGCGGCTGACTTCGATGGCAGAGCGTCCTTTGTCGGAAATTGTGCGCGAACTGGAGAGAAAGGCGAGTGAACGACCCCGTGGCCTCATTTGA
- a CDS encoding sugar ABC transporter permease, with amino-acid sequence MMLKSSFSNARSALPFIIPALLLIVLFVFLPIVFNLYYSMFRWSAFDMNGEFVGLDYYTKLFRDPVFYIALKNNSLYAVISLLFQVGGGLVIAAILEEKIIRRWQPFFRTVFFMPAVISISVVGLMWQLLYNPDIGLINGALKAIGHNDWARSWLGDSKTAIYAVVAVSQWQYTGYMTMLFLIAMHKIPGELYEAAMMDGASRIRTFFHITIPQLKEMILVGSMITVIGAFKVFDEVYVMTFGGPGRSTEVLGTMLYRAAFRNDEMGYASSIGTVIFAITLLLSLLQMRISKTGREV; translated from the coding sequence ATGATGTTGAAATCGTCATTTTCCAATGCCCGGTCCGCACTCCCTTTCATCATACCGGCCCTTCTCCTCATCGTGCTGTTCGTCTTCCTTCCGATCGTGTTCAATCTGTATTACAGCATGTTCCGGTGGAGCGCATTTGACATGAATGGCGAGTTTGTCGGGCTGGATTACTACACGAAGCTGTTCCGAGACCCCGTCTTCTACATCGCATTAAAAAACAACTCGCTGTATGCGGTCATCTCCCTTTTGTTTCAGGTAGGAGGAGGGCTGGTAATCGCCGCCATCCTCGAGGAGAAAATCATCCGACGCTGGCAGCCTTTTTTTCGGACCGTATTTTTTATGCCGGCCGTCATCTCTATATCGGTAGTCGGTCTCATGTGGCAGCTGTTGTACAACCCCGATATCGGACTGATCAATGGTGCGTTGAAAGCGATCGGCCACAACGACTGGGCGCGCTCTTGGCTGGGTGACAGCAAAACGGCGATTTACGCAGTCGTGGCTGTCTCTCAATGGCAGTATACCGGCTACATGACGATGCTTTTCCTGATCGCGATGCACAAAATTCCCGGAGAATTGTACGAGGCCGCGATGATGGACGGAGCCAGCCGGATCCGCACGTTTTTCCACATCACGATTCCCCAACTGAAGGAAATGATTTTGGTCGGAAGCATGATCACGGTCATCGGAGCGTTCAAAGTGTTCGATGAAGTGTACGTCATGACCTTCGGAGGACCCGGCCGTTCTACCGAAGTGCTGGGAACGATGCTGTACCGGGCAGCGTTCCGCAATGATGAAATGGGGTACGCTTCGTCCATCGGGACTGTGATTTTTGCCATTACGCTCCTTTTGTCTCTCTTGCAAATGCGCATATCCAAAACGGGCAGGGAGGTGTAA
- a CDS encoding SIS domain-containing protein gives MLKFDSQLFLQTVGKDAIAQRENIEKIVDEISARGFRNLFLIGAGGTIAMMYPYEYIFKSSSTLKVHAEIAAEFMVMNHKHFGKDSVCIFASVSGTTKETVAAAQYCKDRGATTIGLVADPDTPLAKIVDYCISTGHEKHSFDTFFLHLYMLTFRFMHNNREFPLYEQFTSEVALLPEAMLEAMESFEQRAEAFAIRHKDTDYHMLVGAGNLWGNTYSYAMCILEEMQWIRSKSIHAAEFFHGTLELVEENTSVILLKGEDETRPLVERVERFAEKITKELFILDTKEFALEGISEELRQYFAISLNWALLNRISVYLERERNHPLETRRYYRKMDY, from the coding sequence ATGTTGAAATTCGATTCACAGCTGTTTCTTCAGACAGTAGGGAAGGACGCCATTGCGCAGCGGGAAAACATCGAGAAGATCGTCGACGAAATTTCTGCGAGAGGCTTCCGCAACCTGTTTCTGATTGGCGCAGGCGGCACCATCGCAATGATGTACCCGTACGAGTATATCTTCAAGTCCAGCTCCACGCTGAAAGTCCATGCGGAAATCGCTGCGGAATTCATGGTCATGAATCACAAGCATTTCGGCAAAGATTCCGTCTGTATTTTCGCATCGGTATCCGGCACGACCAAAGAAACGGTCGCCGCGGCGCAGTATTGCAAGGATAGAGGAGCCACGACAATCGGGCTGGTCGCGGATCCCGACACTCCGCTCGCAAAAATCGTCGATTACTGCATCTCGACCGGACATGAGAAGCATTCGTTTGACACGTTCTTCCTCCACCTGTACATGCTGACCTTCCGCTTCATGCACAACAACCGCGAATTCCCTCTGTACGAACAGTTCACCTCGGAGGTCGCCTTGCTTCCCGAAGCCATGCTCGAGGCGATGGAGTCGTTCGAGCAGCGCGCAGAGGCATTTGCGATCCGGCACAAGGATACGGATTACCATATGCTGGTCGGCGCTGGCAACCTGTGGGGCAACACGTATTCGTACGCGATGTGCATTCTGGAGGAAATGCAGTGGATTCGTTCGAAATCAATCCATGCAGCGGAATTTTTCCATGGCACGCTGGAGCTGGTCGAGGAGAATACCAGCGTCATTCTGCTCAAAGGGGAAGACGAGACTCGGCCTTTGGTCGAACGGGTGGAGCGTTTCGCCGAAAAAATCACGAAAGAACTGTTCATCCTCGATACAAAAGAATTTGCGCTGGAAGGGATTAGCGAGGAGCTGCGACAATATTTTGCGATCAGCCTCAACTGGGCGCTGCTGAATCGGATCAGCGTGTACCTAGAGCGCGAGCGGAACCATCCGCTGGAGACAAGACGATACTACCGCAAGATGGACTACTGA
- a CDS encoding carbohydrate ABC transporter permease, which translates to MTGLNRLYRIAIWLWFAAYAICILYPLFWLAMNGFKSNRNFFLDPWGLPEKWQWQNYVSAWKAGIGHYFLNSAFVTVVSVFLVLLIGSMAAFGLSRFRFKGANLLLLIVVSGLMLAPQVSLISLYKMLQMIGLYNTHWGLIVPYVAFQLPFSIFLMRSYFLSIPRELEESATIDGCSTWQVYWHIILPMGKPILASAALLTGMNVWNEFMFAMVFIEDSALRTIPVGLMNLRSQLNTDFGVQLAGLAISALPMIIVFILFQKQFVRGMMAGSVKG; encoded by the coding sequence ATGACCGGGCTGAACCGACTCTACCGCATAGCGATCTGGCTATGGTTTGCCGCCTATGCGATCTGTATCCTGTACCCGCTGTTCTGGCTTGCCATGAATGGCTTCAAATCCAATCGAAATTTCTTCCTTGACCCTTGGGGGTTGCCTGAGAAGTGGCAGTGGCAAAATTACGTCTCCGCCTGGAAGGCAGGGATCGGCCACTACTTCCTGAACAGCGCTTTCGTCACCGTCGTCTCGGTGTTCCTCGTGCTCCTGATCGGCTCCATGGCTGCATTCGGACTTAGCCGCTTTCGCTTTAAGGGAGCCAACCTTCTCTTGCTGATTGTCGTGAGCGGCTTGATGCTGGCTCCGCAGGTGAGCCTGATCTCCCTTTACAAAATGCTGCAGATGATCGGGCTGTACAACACACACTGGGGGTTGATCGTCCCGTATGTCGCTTTTCAGTTGCCGTTTTCAATCTTCCTGATGCGGTCGTACTTCCTCTCCATCCCGAGAGAGCTGGAGGAGTCGGCGACGATTGACGGCTGCAGCACCTGGCAGGTCTATTGGCACATCATTTTGCCTATGGGCAAGCCGATCTTGGCTTCTGCCGCCTTGCTCACCGGTATGAATGTCTGGAACGAGTTTATGTTTGCGATGGTATTCATCGAAGACTCCGCACTCCGGACGATTCCGGTCGGCCTCATGAACTTGAGGAGCCAGCTGAACACGGATTTCGGCGTCCAGCTGGCAGGTCTGGCGATTTCCGCTTTGCCCATGATCATCGTCTTCATCCTGTTCCAAAAACAGTTTGTACGCGGCATGATGGCAGGCAGTGTAAAAGGATAA
- a CDS encoding GntR family transcriptional regulator — protein sequence MEPRTSDSTPFYKQLKNKILDEIESGKLSSGDKLPSERELADLYGISRMTARHTLSILEREGVVERRVGSGTFVTNKKIEMDFITFNSFTKNMLGKGLRPNTQLLSVRKDLAKPSLARKLKVPEGEEVIVFRRLRLVDGTPVAIEESFLPYGYCPGIEEHIADDTSLYQVLEDVYQIVLVKAREYMQVTFSDEAESKLLRIKPESPCILLEAVAYDKKGREIEFSKSITRSDIVRYYSELHLK from the coding sequence ATGGAACCACGCACTAGTGATAGCACTCCATTCTATAAGCAGTTAAAGAACAAAATCCTGGACGAGATCGAGAGCGGAAAGCTTTCCAGCGGAGACAAGCTGCCATCCGAAAGGGAGCTTGCGGACTTGTACGGGATCAGCAGAATGACGGCCAGACATACCTTGTCCATCCTGGAGAGGGAGGGAGTGGTCGAGCGCAGGGTAGGATCGGGAACATTCGTTACCAACAAGAAGATCGAGATGGACTTCATTACATTCAACAGCTTTACCAAAAATATGCTTGGCAAGGGGCTTCGACCGAACACACAGCTGCTCTCCGTCCGGAAAGATCTGGCGAAGCCATCCCTGGCGAGGAAACTGAAAGTGCCGGAGGGGGAAGAAGTGATCGTGTTCAGGCGCCTGCGATTGGTCGACGGGACGCCGGTGGCCATCGAGGAGTCGTTCCTTCCGTACGGGTACTGCCCGGGAATCGAAGAGCACATCGCGGATGACACCTCTCTTTATCAAGTATTGGAAGACGTCTACCAAATCGTGCTGGTGAAAGCCCGGGAGTACATGCAAGTCACATTTTCCGACGAAGCGGAAAGCAAGCTGCTGCGGATCAAACCGGAGAGCCCCTGTATTTTGCTGGAAGCAGTCGCTTATGACAAAAAAGGGCGGGAAATCGAGTTTTCCAAGTCGATCACACGCAGCGACATTGTGCGGTATTACTCGGAATTACACCTCAAATGA
- a CDS encoding GntR family transcriptional regulator, which yields MKLNNASLKPLYLQLKEIIKEDINRGVYKVGQQLPPEGELCEMYGVSRITTRRAITELVEAGILQRQQGKGTFVTAMKLQRELIAVNGFSEFLTQTGKSPQPQIVSTTIMDAEEAIATPLQIPPGTAILQLKRLHYVNDVPLVWETVYYPLTRFPDLEKHIAESISTYQVLKKYYDVEPAYNLKTLNVIMATQDEAKLLRCSIGTPLYQIDKVAYDEDGHPFHSSCSLIPTDRVTFTINTGQTGPRRNN from the coding sequence ATGAAATTAAATAACGCAAGTCTCAAGCCCCTGTATCTCCAGCTGAAAGAAATTATCAAAGAAGATATCAACCGTGGTGTATACAAAGTCGGCCAGCAGCTCCCTCCCGAAGGAGAATTGTGCGAGATGTACGGAGTCAGCCGGATCACGACGCGCAGGGCGATTACCGAGCTGGTGGAAGCAGGGATTTTGCAGCGCCAGCAAGGAAAAGGCACCTTCGTCACGGCCATGAAGCTGCAACGAGAATTGATCGCCGTCAACGGCTTTTCTGAATTTCTCACGCAAACCGGTAAGTCTCCGCAGCCCCAGATCGTGTCTACGACGATCATGGATGCAGAGGAAGCAATCGCCACCCCCCTGCAAATTCCGCCCGGGACTGCCATTCTCCAGCTGAAGCGATTGCATTACGTGAATGATGTCCCGCTCGTCTGGGAAACCGTGTACTATCCCCTTACCAGATTCCCTGATCTCGAAAAGCATATCGCCGAATCCATTTCGACCTATCAGGTGCTGAAGAAATACTACGACGTCGAGCCGGCGTACAACCTGAAAACCTTGAATGTCATCATGGCCACGCAGGACGAAGCCAAGCTGCTGCGTTGTTCCATCGGCACGCCTCTGTACCAGATCGACAAGGTCGCCTATGATGAAGACGGCCATCCCTTTCACTCCTCGTGTTCACTCATCCCAACCGATCGCGTCACCTTCACGATCAATACCGGCCAAACCGGTCCCCGTCGCAACAATTGA
- a CDS encoding PfkB family carbohydrate kinase, translating to MKVIGFGDNVADVYLHTRTRYPGGNSVNFAVYAKQLGIPSAYLGAFGNDEIAAFIRQELTSIGIDLSRCLQRDGENGYAEVNLVDGDRVFVGGNKGGISTQLPPVLSKDDLTYMKDFALIHSGCYANVESELPKLRRLDALVAYDFSEESKFRTDDYLGRVCPHIDFALFSGGHLTEEEITQLASRVRVYGVDGILVTRGSRGPLFFCGGETYAGTVEYVEPVDTMGAGDSYLTAFLIHLVQSGWKKNQLPSREAILSGLQKAASFSAKTCLIDGAFGHGQSF from the coding sequence ATGAAAGTAATCGGCTTTGGCGACAATGTCGCAGATGTCTATCTCCACACCAGGACGCGATATCCGGGAGGCAACTCCGTCAATTTTGCCGTCTATGCGAAGCAGCTGGGGATTCCTTCCGCGTATCTAGGCGCGTTTGGCAACGACGAGATCGCTGCTTTCATCCGGCAGGAGCTGACGTCAATCGGCATCGATCTTTCGCGCTGCTTGCAGCGAGATGGTGAAAATGGCTACGCCGAGGTCAATCTCGTCGATGGAGACAGGGTGTTTGTAGGTGGAAACAAAGGCGGCATCTCTACGCAGCTGCCACCCGTCCTGAGCAAGGACGATTTGACGTACATGAAAGACTTCGCACTCATCCACTCCGGCTGCTACGCCAACGTAGAGTCCGAGCTGCCCAAGCTGCGCCGCCTGGACGCATTGGTCGCCTACGATTTCTCGGAAGAGTCAAAATTCAGGACGGACGACTACTTGGGGCGAGTGTGTCCGCACATCGACTTTGCCTTGTTTTCAGGCGGGCATTTGACGGAAGAAGAAATTACACAGCTGGCCAGCCGTGTGAGAGTGTACGGAGTCGATGGGATTCTCGTCACGCGAGGATCGAGGGGACCGCTTTTCTTCTGCGGAGGAGAGACGTACGCCGGGACTGTCGAATACGTGGAGCCCGTCGATACGATGGGAGCCGGAGATTCCTATCTGACCGCCTTTCTCATCCATTTGGTGCAGTCTGGCTGGAAGAAAAACCAGCTTCCTTCCCGGGAAGCCATTTTGTCCGGCTTGCAAAAAGCCGCTTCGTTCTCGGCAAAAACCTGCCTGATTGACGGGGCATTCGGTCATGGGCAATCATTTTAA
- a CDS encoding GntR family transcriptional regulator, translating into MRKYDTVRSDLTEKIEAYIQEHQLKAHDKLPSERELSEIWDVNRMTLRSATRRLVDEGILYSVPGSGTYVAAKKINRNLWQFLSFSEAMKEAGLDARTNVISCRQIEANKKLAQTFSILLGTPVIELKRIRIVEEEPFSLETIYIPSRFCPGLEKHDLEKQSLYAVLRNVYGIELTRSRQEISLTYLTEEEAAFLGVAEGEAAVCTKVVTATEEKLPVEYTIEIARGDRCQFSTILR; encoded by the coding sequence ATGAGGAAGTACGATACTGTCCGTTCGGATCTCACGGAAAAGATCGAGGCGTACATCCAGGAGCACCAGTTGAAGGCACATGACAAGCTTCCATCGGAAAGGGAACTCAGCGAAATCTGGGACGTGAACCGGATGACCCTCAGAAGTGCCACCCGGCGTCTTGTCGACGAAGGGATTCTCTACAGTGTTCCTGGCAGCGGCACGTATGTCGCTGCCAAGAAAATCAACCGAAACTTGTGGCAGTTCCTCTCCTTTTCCGAAGCCATGAAAGAGGCAGGACTGGATGCCCGCACCAACGTGATTTCCTGCAGGCAAATCGAAGCGAACAAGAAGCTGGCGCAAACCTTCTCGATCCTGCTTGGCACACCAGTGATCGAGCTGAAACGAATCCGGATCGTGGAAGAGGAGCCTTTCTCGCTGGAGACGATTTACATCCCGTCCCGCTTTTGCCCCGGGCTCGAGAAACACGATCTGGAAAAACAGTCGCTGTACGCGGTTTTGCGAAACGTGTACGGCATTGAGCTCACCCGAAGCAGACAAGAAATCAGCCTGACGTACCTGACCGAAGAGGAAGCGGCTTTCCTTGGTGTGGCTGAGGGCGAAGCGGCTGTATGCACCAAAGTGGTGACAGCCACTGAGGAAAAGCTCCCTGTCGAGTACACGATTGAAATCGCTAGAGGTGACCGCTGCCAGTTCAGTACGATCCTGAGATGA
- a CDS encoding ABC transporter substrate-binding protein, translating into MLTCTRKLALLGTLVLSLIASGCSSPSSTAGESASGSGADGKIELKILHKWPQPEYAPYFEEVVKEFESQNPSIKIKIEAVADEPMKDKLRVIMGGGSVPDIMFSWSGEFARKFVRSGAAMDLTEALNADPEWKNSFIPASLQPFVSDGKNYGVPLRFNGKFFVYNKEIFDKYQLQKPKTWGEFLQLLDKLKQAGETPIVLGNASPWAAIHYLTGLNQKLVPGDVRMKDYNPSSGEFTDPGYIKALEYLKELNDKGYFNDNINSSSHDMATQMFFAGKGAMMYLELEEFQEAQKNMQAPFDFFPLPSIPEGKGNQNYITGAPDGFIVSSKTEHPKEAIAFLKFLTSKQNAEKLVKSIGWPSPIVGATNPDTAMKQVAEAVDMMKSAEGMAEWLDTDVHAKVADAYLSNIQLLLDGTKSPEDVMKEVQAVAQEVKQEVKQ; encoded by the coding sequence GTGTTGACCTGTACACGAAAGCTGGCTCTACTCGGTACGTTGGTTTTGTCGTTGATCGCAAGCGGTTGTTCCAGCCCGTCCTCCACGGCAGGCGAATCCGCGTCAGGATCCGGTGCCGACGGAAAGATCGAACTGAAAATCCTGCACAAGTGGCCCCAGCCTGAGTACGCTCCTTACTTTGAAGAAGTTGTCAAGGAATTTGAAAGCCAGAATCCTTCCATCAAAATCAAGATAGAGGCGGTAGCCGACGAACCGATGAAGGACAAACTGAGAGTCATCATGGGTGGAGGCTCCGTTCCGGACATCATGTTCTCATGGTCGGGAGAATTCGCCAGGAAGTTCGTACGCTCGGGAGCCGCCATGGATTTGACGGAAGCATTGAATGCCGATCCCGAGTGGAAAAACAGCTTCATTCCAGCCTCGCTTCAGCCGTTCGTCTCGGACGGCAAAAACTACGGGGTACCGCTGCGCTTCAACGGGAAGTTCTTCGTCTACAACAAGGAGATCTTTGACAAGTATCAGCTGCAAAAGCCGAAGACATGGGGTGAATTTTTGCAACTTTTAGACAAGTTGAAGCAGGCAGGGGAGACGCCCATCGTGCTCGGCAACGCGAGTCCCTGGGCAGCCATTCACTATTTGACGGGACTGAACCAGAAGCTGGTACCGGGCGACGTACGGATGAAAGACTACAATCCCAGCTCGGGAGAATTTACGGATCCGGGTTATATCAAGGCTTTGGAATATTTGAAGGAACTTAACGACAAGGGATACTTCAACGACAACATCAACTCGAGCTCCCATGATATGGCCACCCAGATGTTCTTTGCAGGGAAAGGTGCGATGATGTACCTCGAGCTGGAGGAATTCCAGGAAGCGCAAAAAAATATGCAGGCGCCGTTTGACTTCTTCCCGTTGCCTTCCATCCCGGAAGGAAAAGGAAATCAGAACTACATTACCGGAGCGCCCGACGGGTTTATCGTATCATCGAAAACCGAGCATCCGAAAGAAGCCATCGCATTCTTGAAGTTCTTGACCAGCAAGCAAAATGCGGAAAAGCTGGTCAAGAGTATCGGCTGGCCCAGTCCGATCGTGGGAGCGACGAATCCGGATACGGCAATGAAGCAAGTCGCTGAAGCCGTTGACATGATGAAGAGCGCCGAAGGCATGGCCGAATGGCTGGACACCGATGTGCATGCCAAAGTGGCGGATGCGTACCTCTCCAACATCCAGCTGCTTTTGGATGGCACCAAATCGCCGGAAGACGTCATGAAAGAAGTGCAGGCAGTGGCACAAGAGGTCAAACAGGAAGTGAAGCAGTAA
- a CDS encoding SIS domain-containing protein gives MEEEKHMLSEQVGRVLEELQRREIEKVYLVACGGSSALMYASKYALDREAKRIDSDLYSSNEFVYRNPARLGEKSLVILCSHYGKTSETVEAARHARKKGAMTVSLTNEADSPLAHASEFVIVYEEGKEHPFLNDPHAIMYELVFGLLHIQEGNRKFDTLIRSLAELRPVLEKAKEQARAAAKDFGRTFREANIIYTMGSGANYGIAYWFAICILMEMQWIHSHAIHAGEYFHGPFEILEKDVPIIQLLGLDETRPVEKRSLAFSQKYGENIIVVDANDVDWGQIDESVRGYLAPIVLQRVLRVYAEELAEARQHPLSTRRYMWKVPY, from the coding sequence ATGGAGGAGGAGAAACACATGCTGTCTGAACAAGTAGGTCGCGTACTGGAGGAGCTGCAACGAAGAGAAATAGAAAAGGTGTACCTGGTCGCCTGCGGCGGTTCCTCTGCGCTCATGTACGCCAGCAAATATGCGCTGGACCGCGAAGCGAAAAGGATCGATTCGGACCTGTACAGCTCCAACGAGTTCGTCTACCGAAACCCCGCAAGGCTTGGGGAGAAATCGCTCGTCATCCTCTGCTCTCATTACGGAAAGACGTCCGAAACCGTGGAAGCCGCTCGCCACGCGAGAAAGAAGGGGGCGATGACCGTCTCTCTCACGAACGAGGCCGACTCGCCGTTGGCACACGCATCCGAATTCGTGATCGTGTATGAGGAAGGAAAGGAACATCCCTTTCTGAACGACCCGCACGCGATCATGTACGAGCTTGTCTTCGGTCTTTTGCACATCCAGGAGGGGAATCGGAAATTTGATACGTTGATTCGTTCTTTGGCGGAGCTGAGACCCGTGTTGGAGAAGGCGAAGGAGCAGGCCCGGGCGGCAGCGAAGGATTTCGGCCGCACCTTTCGGGAAGCAAACATCATCTACACTATGGGCAGCGGAGCCAACTATGGGATCGCCTACTGGTTTGCCATTTGCATCTTGATGGAGATGCAGTGGATTCACTCCCATGCGATTCATGCCGGCGAGTATTTTCACGGGCCTTTTGAAATCTTGGAGAAGGATGTGCCGATCATCCAGCTGCTCGGACTGGATGAGACTCGCCCTGTGGAAAAACGCTCGCTGGCATTCTCGCAGAAATACGGAGAAAACATCATCGTCGTGGACGCCAACGATGTTGACTGGGGGCAAATAGACGAAAGCGTACGGGGATACCTCGCGCCCATCGTCTTGCAGCGGGTGCTCAGAGTCTATGCCGAAGAACTGGCCGAAGCTCGCCAGCATCCCCTGAGCACCCGCCGTTACATGTGGAAGGTGCCTTACTGA